The Callospermophilus lateralis isolate mCalLat2 chromosome 18, mCalLat2.hap1, whole genome shotgun sequence nucleotide sequence GAAGAAATATCTGATATGTTCTTCACATTCCTGTTGAACCAAGTTGCTTCCACTTGAAGAAATAAAACACACTACACTCCATCATGTATTCTCTGAGGATTCTAGAAAACTTAGGTTGGACACCTCAGCATAAGGGTGTATGCTATAGAGTAGCTAAAATCCGTAAAAAGGAGACCACCACCACACAGAATGTCTGTCCAGTGCCCAAGGTCAAGGCTTCAAACGGTATCATCTCCTTCCCTGCTGCTCGGTAAACTCCAGCAATTGCTGCACCTGGTTCAAAAATTCAAgtacattgaagaaaaaaaaatgaggtcaACAAAATCGTGAAACTTAGCACTTAAAATTCTACACTAAGAAGAATGTTCcagattttttaactttaaaatttaaatactatAGAAATGTCTTGTTTCCCCTATTCTTTCTGCTGATCACCTGAGGTTTTGtggttgtttgtttatttcaaggcaaggtctcactatgttgcctaggctggcctcaaacctacaattcttctgcctcagtctcccaagattATTCTACTTAAGTATTCTTCATATAGTTTGCAAATCACTGACCTGTGATTTTAGATGTAGACTCCATAAAACTCAAAGTCTCCTAGATTTACTGAGTAGAATAATCTGGAAGTAATAAGATCACAAAGAGCAATTCCTTCATGACCTTGACTGTGAACTCAAAAACATCTCTTTATTCCTGTGCCAATTAGCCCCATGCCCAGCATTGAAGAGGTACGGAATAAATGACAATCTTCTAAGTGAGACTGAGTAAGAAATGTTCAGGCCACAGGAAATCCCTGCTCTACCTTGTTATATTCAGGGTTCCCTTCAAGAAGGGGAAGAGGAGGGAGTAATGGGATGGTAAAGGAAGAAAGGAGGACTCAGTCTAAGCCATAAAGTTCTTAATTCAAAGGGTACACAAAAACAGAGATACTTAAGGGTTCTGTTTTAGCCTCATGCTATTAACTTTCCTATGCTAGTCACTGTAACTGCCTAAAAATTGAGAACACGAAACAAAAAACACCTGTGTCTacccagatacacacacacacatatatatgaacaagaaaaaagaagagtAATTAGCCAAAGTTGGTTTTCTTGAACATTCGACACTCTAAAATGCCTACGTCCACTGGCATTGTCACTAATGTCTGAAAGCACATCTCACTGGGATTCTTTGTGACGTAAGCTTAAGCTACTTGAAATGGGTCCTAAAGtggtatgtatttatttttatttttttaaaccaggaattgaaccaagagatgcttaaccactgagcaacatccccactcttttttattttttatttagagatagggtcttgctaaattctgaggctggctttgaactcgtgattcccctacctcagcctcctgagttgctgggattacaggcatgcgccaccatgcccagccctaaAGTGGGATTTAGATAATGGAGAGCAGAAAGGAAAAAGCCCACCAGAGAAAACAGCAAATGGGAAGGGAATAAACTCCACCCTAATGCCTAAAGATAGAAATAAACACAGCATTTATACATAATCACTGCAGAGCAGGCATCAGTTTAGATGCTTCATTGTGTGCACTATCTCGTTCAGTCATCACCCAGGCTGTAAAACGGAGATatacacatattatatataaatatatttggtaccagggaataaacccagaggtgcttaacaattaagccacatcccagccatttttattattgtttttggtaccatgccagggtctcactaagttactgaggctggctttgaacttgtgatcctcctgccttagcctcaccagttgctgggattacaggtgtgcaccaccatgcctggcagtattatccttattttactgatgagaaaactgaagctggTGCCTGGGGCCAGTAATCAAGTGTAGAAACTGGAGCGCAGAGGTCTCTGCAACTGCAGGAGGTGATGCCATCAACAGAAATTGGGTcacactgtctcaaaacaaaaaacaaaacaaaaaccctgaaGTCAAAGAGACCAAGGAAATTTCTGCTTAAAGCTCAAGGTTTAAATTTCCAGTGAAAAAACTAAAGTGACAAATTTGTGGGACTATTAAGTGTCTGTGTTCTATGAATGTATTTATGTTTATATGTATacctaaaaaaaatgcaaactatggtggttattattaatatatatcatttttttattttgctttcttagtTTGCAATTTATATAAAACATGTTTATATGCTATTGTgagcttaaaaataatttaaacttaTTATTCTCACCATTGTAATTGTGTCCTATGACATGAGCCAAAAGCCaaagagcaaaacaaaaacaaaaagcaggtttaaaaatacaattattttaaaaataatatccatGTTTCTCTAGTTATTTCTGAGAAAGTTCTAAGGGCCAGGGGGAAAGGAAATAAACAGAACACAAATCAGGTACTTCTCAGGAAGTCAAAGATTAGCCAAACAAAGGGGAGTAAGAAAAAACAATACATTAAGGAATAGGACCTAAGATTAAAAaacactttttattatttatcctACTCAGATGTTTCTAAAACAAGTCCTGAAATTAACTGACTTATCACATTAAAAGTTTTTGACTGGTATTTTAATGTCTAACATACTTGTCAAGATTCCAGCAGTAATTGGTCCCACGATGCCCATCAACAGGATGCTTACAGACATGAACCTACCATATTTGTGATGTCTGAGGGTGAAGAGGGCCAGTAATCCAGCGGGGACATGAAAGAAGAGGGAGGACACCAGTGCCCACAGGAACACACCATACCACATCTCTGTGAGAAAAGAGAAAGGCAAGCTGCAAATCACTCACCTTCCCAGTTAACTTCATTTTCAAAATCATTCAGCTGCACTACAGGTTGGTTCATCAGTCTTATGTCCAAATACTGATGGTTTCAGCAAGTTCAGCAAATGACCACTCCCAGGCTACCACCTGCTTTTTGTACTTAAGGACTTATCTGAATCCACTAGAAGATTATAAACATAAAACTTCTTTAAACCTAGTCTGTTCACTTAAGTATTGTCTACGACAGTTTCCAGCTTCAAGGGCAAAGctgatgttatggtttggatgagaTTCCCCGCAAAAGCTCCAGTGTTAATGTTAACATAGGAATGTTTAGAGGTGGACTGATAAGATTGTGAGGACTATACCTGAATCAGACCATTCTAGTTTGAATGATCTGTCTGGGTGTTAACCATagccaggtggggtgtggctggaggaggtgggttactGGGGGAGCACCTGGAAGGGACTATCTTCCTTGCAGCGACCGCACTCCCTTCCTGACCTGCCCTGAGCTGAGCAGTGTTTCTCTGACAGGCCCTTGAGCCATGtacttctgcctcaccttggtccCAGAGCAAAGGACTCAGCCAACCACAAACTAAACCTCTAGAACCCattagccaaaataaacttttcctcctcttaagttgtcagatattttggtcacagtgacaaaaaaactgactaacatatctgacacaggaacaGAGATCACATAGCCTACAAAGTCTAAAGTATTTACTTTCTAGCTCTTTACAGAAAATATTGACCAATCCCCGATAAGCTACCTACAGTCTCAAACTGAAACAACAAGCATCTAGATCTgtaaaaaaatccaaataatttTCCAACTATGTGAAGCACAAGATTGAGTACCAAACTGAATAGGCTAACATGCAGCAGATGCCTGTTGCCCTTTCCTGTCTTTGATTATCTAGTCTTCTAAAATGGAAAAGCTATTCCAGTATATTCATGCAACAGTCTCTTAAAGACAATGCAGTAAATATCAAGCCATCACCTGCTATTAGGATATCaaagctctttctttctttgtaccagggattgaacccaggagtgcttaatcactgagccatatccccagccctttattattattattattattattttggtactgtgacaggtctcattaagttgttgaggctggctttaaacttgcaatcatcctgcctcagcttcccaagccactgggattataggcatgcaccactgcaccctgcaGGATATCAGAGCTTTTTAAGCTGTAAAATAAACACCAGAAAATGTTTGTCTTGAAGAAAATGGCAGGTAAGAGATAAGGCAGGTTAGAAGAGCTAGTTCCTAAGAAGAGACTCTACCCACTCTTAAGATGACTGAAAATGAGCACTCTCCCCCACccctttttggtgctggggattgaacccagcatgataagcacacactctaccactgagttatgagCTACACCCCAAGCCAACGTTAAAATATTTGATCACCaactatgtttaaaaaaaaactgtatcACTTAGTCactgtggtacatgcctgtaatcccagtggctcaggaggctaaggcaagagaatcatgagttcaaaaccagcttcagcaacttagtgaggctctaaataactaagcaagaccctatctctaaataaaatatttaaaaagggctgggaatgtggctcagtggttaagcactcctggattcaagccacagtaccaaaaaaaacccctACATCAGGTCCCTTAGAAAATAGACTAGCTATCCTCATGAACTATCCAAAAGAGAGAATGAAGGTGGCACATTAGCTAAAACTCAATATTCACCGTTAGGCTGGGGCAGGGAAATACCAGGCAAAGGTAGAGATCAGTGCTCAGCTTAAcccagcagggtttttccaccagGTACCACTGCCATGTCCACTGGATAACTTTATTGGGGTGGGAGGTGCTGTGCTGTGCTTTGTAGGAACATGGAACAGCATCTCTGGCCAGAAGCAGCACTCCCCCACAGAAGTGACACAGAAGTGTCCACTGGATAACTTTGTTGGGGTGGGAGGTGCTGTGCTGTGCTTTGTAGGAACATGGAACAGCATCTCTGGCCAGAAGCAGCACTCCCCCACAGAAGTGACACTGAAAATATCTTTAGACATTGACAAATGTCTACAAGGAGGCAAAATTGTCCTGATTAAAAACTAGTAGCTTGCTGGGTGGcccaatggcacacacctataatcccagtgacttgggaggctgaagcaggaagatcctaagtttgaggtcagcctcaacaacttagcgtgACCCTGCCAAAATAACTggccttggggctggggctgtagctcagtggcagagggcttaCCTTGCAAGtatgaggcaatgggttcgaacctcagcaccacataaaaataaacaaataaaataaaggcatgctgtccatctacaattacaaaaaaatttttttaaataaataactgGCCTATTTTAGTTATTTGCAAATTctattaaaaacacatttaaatcATGCAATATGGACTATAAATACTCATACCCCAAGCTTAAAAAATTTAAGTACATattatatagaaataaaaatagtagctctgtgtcccagagtttaatcaccagtactaaataaatacatatctgaTAAGATTGCGGCCTTATAAGAAGAGATCCCAATCTCCAAGAAGAGAGATGATCctagtctctctttctctccctccctccctccctccctctcccatatctatctatctatctatctatctatctatctatctatctctctctctctctctctctctcccctgccaTGTGGAGATACAGCAACAAGGCAGCCACCTGCAAGCAGAACATGTTCTCCTCACCAGAACATGACAATGACCAGAACATGACAATGGTGGCATCATGATctcagacttccagcctccagaactaagaaaataaatgtcaggggctggagatgtggctcaagcggtagcgcactcgcctggcatgcatgtgacctgggttctatcctcagcaccacatacaaataaagatgttgtgtccaccaaaaactgaaaaataaataataaaattctctctctctctcttaaaaaaaaaaaaaaaagaaatgtctatTGTTTAAGCAATTTATTGTATTTGTTTTGTTAACACCACCAGGAGCTAAAACACCATTCCCACCTCCCCTGGAGCATGGCACCTGCCAAGTAGACCTACCAGACCCACACCTCAACTCCTCTAAGAGCTTAATAGCCAATTTGTGAACAGTTTATAGCAGGTCGGCGCTTCCCCAAGTTTCAGAAGGGGGAAGCATACTGCACCCCTACAGCCCTAAGCCACATCCACTGGCTACTTCAGTGCCTACATATTTTATATAGTTCCACTTAAGTCACTTCaactagaaaaaaatgttttattagatGAGTAGTACAGTTTATAAAAGCACTTTTCTGATGGATGGGATTTTTACAGGACTCTTAATAGC carries:
- the Tmem170a gene encoding transmembrane protein 170A isoform X2, producing MEREGSGGSGGSAGLLQQILSLKLVPRVGNGTLCPNSTSLCSFPEMWYGVFLWALVSSLFFHVPAGLLALFTLRHHKYGAAIAGVYRAAGKEMIPFEALTLGTGQTFCVVVVSFLRILATL
- the Tmem170a gene encoding transmembrane protein 170A isoform X1, which gives rise to MEREGSGGSGGSAGLLQQILSLKLVPRVGNGTLCPNSTSLCSFPEMWYGVFLWALVSSLFFHVPAGLLALFTLRHHKYGRFMSVSILLMGIVGPITAGILTSAAIAGVYRAAGKEMIPFEALTLGTGQTFCVVVVSFLRILATL
- the Tmem170a gene encoding transmembrane protein 170A isoform X3, encoding MWYGVFLWALVSSLFFHVPAGLLALFTLRHHKYGRFMSVSILLMGIVGPITAGILTSAAIAGVYRAAGKEMIPFEALTLGTGQTFCVVVVSFLRILATL